One Pyrofollis japonicus DNA window includes the following coding sequences:
- a CDS encoding arginine--tRNA ligase, which produces MQATRRIYELTPYRVLARAVAETLRAMGTTVEEKEVEFIVSESPRPELGDYGIPVARFAKKHGVDFKLFSQSVAERLRKIEHVADVKQVAGYVNIVLDASVISKELFRAVLEDGESFGHLKVDKPLRIVVEHTSANPVHPLHIGHARNAALGDTLARMLRERGHVVQTRFYIDDMGRQVAVLVYGVKLLGGLSIPGNVKPDHWIGLVYALTHTLADIESLKKELEQLKEQGEEEKYRERLRELDELVAAASRLREKAPELFEKLAEAVKGRDPDKDISEIMKSYEFRRDEEIVKLTRGVVEECLKGFRETLARLGIGFDQWDWESDLVWSSLVGRILEEARKSPYATTYKGALALNLQPILDDPVVRQALGVPENYEVPPLILQRSDGTTLYTTRDIAYSIKKFREFNADKVYNVIAAEQRLPQLQIRLALVALGYRREGLNMHHYAYEMVHLPGRRMSGRRGEYVTLDELIDQAVARARAEVEKRSPNLPEEEKQKIAEAVGTAAIRYTLVSVSATKPMTFNIEEALNFEQNSAPYILYTHARAANILAKAAERAISIEWNNIDYNAANENPLRRKLVLQLLNYPYIFAKAADELKPELIVAYLNNLADTFNKWYTSGDSAINEPDPAKRNYKLALVYTAKTVIANALKVLGIKPLERM; this is translated from the coding sequence TTGCAGGCGACACGAAGAATATATGAGCTTACGCCTTATCGTGTCCTTGCACGCGCTGTTGCAGAGACACTGCGGGCAATGGGCACCACGGTGGAGGAAAAAGAGGTTGAGTTCATTGTTTCTGAGTCACCTCGGCCAGAGCTAGGGGACTACGGCATCCCTGTGGCACGCTTCGCTAAGAAGCACGGCGTGGACTTCAAGCTATTTTCTCAAAGTGTTGCGGAGAGGCTGAGGAAGATAGAGCACGTTGCAGATGTGAAACAAGTTGCGGGCTATGTTAACATAGTTCTAGATGCTTCGGTGATCTCGAAGGAGCTCTTCAGGGCGGTGCTCGAGGACGGTGAGAGCTTTGGGCACTTGAAGGTAGATAAGCCTCTTAGAATAGTCGTTGAGCATACGAGTGCGAACCCAGTACATCCTCTACACATAGGCCATGCACGTAATGCTGCACTGGGAGACACACTTGCAAGGATGCTTAGAGAGAGAGGACACGTTGTGCAAACTAGGTTCTATATCGATGATATGGGGCGCCAAGTAGCAGTGCTTGTTTATGGGGTTAAGCTTCTCGGCGGCTTATCTATACCAGGGAATGTTAAGCCTGATCACTGGATAGGCCTTGTCTATGCGCTTACTCATACCCTTGCAGATATAGAGTCTCTGAAGAAAGAACTCGAGCAGCTGAAAGAGCAGGGTGAGGAAGAGAAGTATAGGGAGAGGCTAAGGGAGCTCGACGAGCTTGTAGCAGCAGCCTCGAGGCTAAGAGAGAAGGCTCCAGAGCTTTTCGAGAAGCTCGCAGAGGCCGTGAAGGGCAGGGATCCAGACAAAGATATATCGGAGATAATGAAGAGCTACGAGTTTCGCAGAGACGAGGAAATAGTAAAGCTTACGCGAGGCGTTGTAGAAGAGTGTCTAAAAGGTTTTAGGGAGACACTCGCAAGGCTCGGCATTGGCTTTGACCAGTGGGACTGGGAAAGCGACCTAGTATGGAGCAGCCTTGTAGGCCGAATCCTTGAAGAGGCGCGCAAAAGCCCCTATGCAACGACCTATAAGGGAGCACTAGCACTAAACCTCCAACCAATCCTCGACGACCCCGTCGTACGCCAGGCGCTAGGAGTACCAGAGAACTATGAAGTCCCACCACTTATCCTACAGAGAAGCGATGGCACAACGCTCTACACTACAAGAGACATAGCGTATAGCATAAAGAAGTTCAGAGAATTCAACGCAGACAAAGTGTACAACGTGATCGCGGCAGAGCAAAGGCTCCCCCAGCTCCAGATAAGGCTCGCACTCGTAGCACTCGGCTACCGACGTGAAGGCCTCAACATGCACCACTACGCCTATGAAATGGTTCACCTACCGGGGCGCCGAATGAGCGGCAGGAGAGGCGAGTACGTCACACTGGACGAGCTCATAGACCAGGCTGTCGCGAGAGCACGAGCAGAGGTTGAGAAGCGCTCACCCAACCTACCCGAAGAAGAGAAGCAAAAGATAGCAGAAGCAGTAGGAACAGCGGCAATACGCTACACACTAGTCTCAGTCTCAGCAACGAAGCCAATGACGTTCAACATCGAAGAAGCGCTCAACTTCGAGCAGAACAGCGCACCCTACATACTCTATACGCATGCCAGAGCAGCAAATATACTCGCAAAAGCAGCGGAGAGAGCAATAAGCATAGAGTGGAACAACATAGATTACAACGCAGCAAACGAGAACCCCTTGAGAAGAAAACTCGTACTACAACTGCTCAACTATCCATATATATTTGCAAAAGCAGCCGACGAGCTCAAACCAGAACTAATAGTAGCGTATCTCAACAACCTAGCAGACACCTTTAACAAGTGGTACACAAGCGGCGACAGCGCAATAAACGAGCCCGACCCAGCCAAGAGGAACTACAAGCTAGCACTGGTATACACAGCTAAAACCGTGATAGCAAACGCGCTCAAAGTGCTTGGCATAAAACCCCTCGAAAGAATGTAA